One genomic segment of Ricinus communis isolate WT05 ecotype wild-type chromosome 5, ASM1957865v1, whole genome shotgun sequence includes these proteins:
- the LOC8260265 gene encoding nudix hydrolase 18, mitochondrial encodes MVALVSQETVNVALVSRTGRHLQRYSKGGRRQVVGCIPYRYKTGEQNYKEIGGGLEVLVISSQKGKGLLFPKGGWELDETIKEAASRETLEEAGVRGIVECELGKWSFKSKTHDTFYEGYMFPLLVQEQLEFWPEKNVRERKWMSVADARECCQHWWMKEALDRLVNRLSSQQQLEDVEVGTIPPSYRSKSSL; translated from the exons ATGGTGGCTTTAGTTTCTCAAGAAACTGTTAATGTAGCTTTGGTCTCTCGGACCGGTAGGCATTTGCAGCGTTACTCTAAAGGGGGTCGTCGTCAAGTTGTTGG GTGTATACCCTATAGATATAAAACTGGGGAGCAAAATTACAAGGAGATTGGAGGAGGATTAGAAGTTCTTGTGATCAGTTCACAGAAAGGAAAGGGATTGTTATTTCCTAAG GGAGGTTGGGAATTGGATGAAACCATTAAAGAGGCAGCTTCAAGAGAGACACTAGAGGAAGCTGGAGTTCGAGGCATAGTTGAG TGTGAATTAGGAAAATGGAGTTTCAAGAGCAAAACACACGACACCTTTTATGAAGGATACATGTTCCCTCTACTTGTTCAAGAACAATTAGAGTTCTGGCCTGAGAAAAACGTTCGGGAAAGGAAATGG ATGAGTGTGGCAGATGCAAGGGAGTGCTGTCAGCATTGGTGGATGAAGGAAGCTTTAGATAGACTAGTTAATCGTCTATCGTCTCAGCAGCAACTTGAAGATGTAGAAGTAGGAACTATTCCTCCAAGCTATCGAAGTAAATCCAGCTTGTAA